One Kitasatospora sp. NBC_01287 DNA window includes the following coding sequences:
- the def gene encoding peptide deformylase — protein sequence MAIQPIRIFGDPVLRAKAQPVTTFDKELRTLVKDLTETMLDAPGAGLAAPQLGVSLRVFTYHVDGVTGHLINPDLSLSEEEQEGPEGCLSLPGLRFDTRRAHGVVARGFNEYGDPVTIEGTELLARCIQHETDHLDGIIFIDRLDRELRKEAMRAIRDADWGTGPAPEVRISPHSTFGPIR from the coding sequence GTGGCGATCCAGCCGATCCGGATCTTCGGCGACCCGGTGCTGCGCGCCAAGGCGCAGCCGGTGACCACCTTCGACAAGGAGTTGCGCACCCTGGTCAAGGACCTCACCGAGACCATGCTCGACGCCCCGGGCGCGGGCCTGGCGGCACCTCAACTGGGCGTCTCGCTGCGGGTCTTCACCTACCACGTGGACGGCGTGACGGGGCATCTGATCAACCCCGACCTGTCGCTGAGCGAGGAGGAGCAGGAGGGCCCCGAGGGCTGCCTCTCGCTGCCCGGACTGCGCTTCGACACCCGGCGCGCGCACGGCGTGGTCGCGCGCGGCTTCAACGAGTACGGCGACCCGGTGACCATCGAGGGCACCGAGCTGCTCGCGCGCTGCATCCAGCACGAGACCGACCACCTGGACGGGATCATCTTCATCGACCGCCTCGACCGCGAGCTGCGCAAGGAGGCGATGCGGGCGATCCGCGACGCCGACTGGGGCACCGGGCCCGCACCCGAGGTGCGGATATCCCCGCACAGCACGTTCGGCCCGATCCGCTGA
- the fmt gene encoding methionyl-tRNA formyltransferase — MRLVFAGTPEVAVPALEALLASERHEVVAVVTRPDAPAGRGRKLVASPVGQRAAEAGIEVLKPAKPSEPEFLARLAELAPDCCPVVAYGALLREPALEIPAHGWVNLHFSLLPAWRGAAPVQHAVLAGDEVTGASTFRIERGLDSGPVFGVITEEIRPGDTSGELLTRLARSGAGLLAATMDGIEDGSLLAVAQPADGITLAPKINVEDARIEWTHPALRIDRLVRGCAPAPGAWTVFRGERLKLAGPVKLITGAAELPPGELAVSKNAVRVGTGSHEIELGEVQPQGKKAMRAADWARGARIESGELLGG, encoded by the coding sequence TTGCGTCTCGTCTTCGCCGGAACCCCCGAGGTGGCCGTCCCCGCCCTGGAGGCGCTGCTCGCCTCCGAGCGGCACGAGGTGGTCGCGGTGGTCACCCGTCCCGACGCCCCGGCCGGGCGCGGCCGCAAGCTGGTCGCCAGCCCGGTCGGGCAGCGGGCGGCGGAGGCCGGGATCGAGGTGCTCAAGCCGGCCAAGCCCAGCGAGCCGGAGTTCCTGGCCCGGCTGGCCGAGCTGGCCCCCGACTGCTGCCCCGTGGTCGCCTACGGCGCGCTGCTGCGTGAGCCGGCCCTGGAGATCCCCGCGCACGGCTGGGTCAACCTGCACTTCTCGCTGCTGCCCGCCTGGCGCGGCGCCGCCCCGGTGCAGCACGCGGTGCTGGCCGGGGACGAGGTGACCGGTGCGTCCACCTTCCGGATCGAGCGCGGCCTGGACTCCGGCCCGGTCTTCGGCGTGATCACCGAGGAGATCCGCCCCGGCGACACCAGCGGCGAGCTGCTCACCCGGCTGGCCCGCTCCGGGGCCGGGCTGCTGGCCGCGACCATGGACGGGATCGAGGACGGCAGCCTGCTGGCCGTCGCCCAGCCCGCCGACGGGATCACCCTGGCACCGAAGATCAACGTCGAGGACGCCCGGATCGAGTGGACCCACCCGGCGCTGCGGATCGACCGCCTGGTGCGCGGCTGCGCGCCCGCGCCCGGCGCCTGGACCGTCTTCCGCGGCGAGCGGCTCAAGCTGGCCGGGCCGGTGAAGCTGATCACCGGCGCCGCCGAGCTGCCCCCCGGCGAGCTGGCGGTGAGCAAGAACGCGGTGCGGGTGGGCACCGGCAGCCACGAGATCGAGCTGGGCGAGGTGCAGCCGCAGGGCAAGAAGGCGATGCGGGCGGCGGACTGGGCGCGCGGGGCGCGGATCGAGAGCGGCGAGCTGCTCGGCGGCTGA